In Clostridium sp. DL-VIII, the following proteins share a genomic window:
- a CDS encoding zinc-ribbon domain-containing protein, with product MFFIGVFGIENKDKEIKVLENISCKKCNSIVTGKLIKNFDFFHFFFIPIFKWNERYYIICDRCKVLYSIEKEKGKAIERGEDINITYWDLQEINQEYYSDNYFQGNICKNCGNKIDPNFKYCPHCGAKV from the coding sequence ATGTTTTTTATAGGTGTATTTGGAATAGAAAATAAAGATAAAGAAATAAAAGTTTTAGAAAATATAAGCTGCAAGAAATGTAATTCTATAGTTACAGGTAAATTAATAAAGAATTTTGACTTTTTCCATTTCTTTTTTATTCCTATTTTTAAATGGAATGAAAGATATTATATTATTTGCGATAGATGCAAGGTTTTATATAGTATTGAAAAAGAAAAAGGAAAAGCTATTGAACGTGGCGAGGATATAAATATAACATATTGGGATTTGCAAGAAATAAATCAAGAATATTATTCTGATAATTATTTCCAAGGAAATATATGTAAAAATTGTGGTAATAAAATTGACCCTAATTTTAAATATTGCCCTCATTGTGGAGCTAAAGTATAA
- a CDS encoding LTA synthase family protein translates to MKEKLKQLIHINWLFAFMVVVIQLKSMILLSMLRTPDSSSIDVGGIYFGPPVLWAHIAIITLICSPILFFKEKGRLRAALVIDVIITIIFIADIWYYRSNGTFLSIRHFIHPEIFNPTGKSLFNIRLVDISFIIDFIILFVINKFITRVKEDRSRLSLRSLKAVTVFLLSAFIIGIAHYCADVKDTLQGRRFLSQSWAPFQTFSDMSPLGYHGFDINFFKDKNKALTDEDKKDIQNWFNDNKEDIPDNEYKGMLKGKNVIALQVESLENFVINQKVYGQEITPNLNKLLSNSLYFNNIYEQNNNGTSSDCDLLVNASVLPIREGATVFSYPWTKYDSLQNILVGKGYTTMSTHAELPGNWNWTEMHKSYGAEQILDVGQFNQDEVIGLGLSDESYLKQISQKLTSEKQPFYAFMTTLTSHGPFDMPEDKKYLKLPKELDDNMLGAYFQAVRYTDEAIGKFMESLDEQHLLDNTVVMIYGDHCGVHKFYEDDIQNSPLEGDWWKDNHRQIPFLIYSKDLKPEVISKAGGQSDFKPTILYLLGSDRSEFDNNSVGRVLVNTNRDATILNEGQIMGTPKDDKEVQHLKDTFKISEDIISKNYFGNINKQK, encoded by the coding sequence ATGAAAGAAAAACTAAAACAATTAATACATATTAACTGGTTATTTGCATTCATGGTAGTTGTAATCCAACTTAAATCTATGATACTTTTATCAATGCTTAGAACACCAGATTCATCAAGTATTGATGTAGGAGGAATTTATTTTGGACCTCCTGTATTATGGGCACATATAGCTATTATAACGCTGATTTGCAGTCCAATACTTTTCTTTAAAGAGAAAGGCAGATTAAGAGCTGCACTTGTAATCGATGTTATAATTACAATTATTTTTATTGCAGATATATGGTATTACCGTTCTAATGGTACTTTTTTATCTATCAGACATTTTATACATCCTGAAATATTTAATCCAACAGGAAAGAGCTTATTTAATATTAGATTAGTAGATATATCATTTATTATTGATTTTATTATACTTTTTGTTATTAATAAATTTATTACGAGGGTAAAAGAAGACAGAAGCAGATTATCTTTAAGATCTTTGAAAGCTGTAACTGTATTTTTATTAAGTGCCTTTATTATTGGAATAGCTCATTATTGTGCAGATGTTAAAGACACACTTCAAGGAAGAAGATTCTTAAGCCAGTCTTGGGCTCCATTTCAAACCTTTAGTGATATGAGTCCCTTAGGATATCATGGGTTTGATATAAATTTTTTTAAAGACAAGAATAAAGCATTAACGGATGAAGATAAAAAAGATATACAAAATTGGTTCAATGATAATAAGGAAGATATTCCTGATAATGAGTATAAAGGAATGCTAAAAGGAAAAAATGTAATAGCGCTGCAAGTAGAATCGTTAGAAAACTTTGTTATTAACCAAAAAGTATACGGACAGGAAATTACACCTAATTTAAATAAATTATTATCAAACAGCTTATATTTCAATAATATATATGAACAAAATAATAACGGGACAAGTTCCGATTGTGACTTGTTAGTTAATGCGTCTGTACTGCCAATAAGAGAAGGTGCAACAGTATTTTCATATCCTTGGACAAAATATGATTCACTTCAAAATATACTAGTAGGTAAAGGGTATACAACAATGTCTACTCATGCAGAGCTACCAGGAAATTGGAACTGGACTGAAATGCATAAATCTTATGGGGCCGAGCAAATACTAGATGTAGGCCAATTTAATCAAGATGAAGTAATAGGACTCGGATTATCAGATGAATCTTATTTAAAACAGATATCGCAAAAGCTTACAAGCGAAAAACAGCCGTTCTATGCATTTATGACAACATTGACTAGTCATGGACCATTTGATATGCCAGAAGATAAGAAATATTTAAAATTACCAAAGGAGCTTGATGATAATATGTTAGGCGCATATTTCCAAGCAGTAAGGTATACTGATGAGGCTATTGGTAAGTTTATGGAATCACTGGATGAGCAGCATTTATTGGATAATACTGTTGTTATGATTTATGGAGATCACTGTGGCGTTCATAAATTTTATGAGGACGATATACAAAACTCGCCTTTAGAAGGAGATTGGTGGAAGGATAATCATAGGCAGATTCCATTTTTAATCTATTCTAAAGATTTAAAGCCGGAGGTTATATCTAAAGCAGGTGGACAATCAGATTTTAAACCTACAATTCTATACTTGCTAGGATCAGATAGAAGTGAGTTTGACAATAATTCGGTGGGAAGAGTACTCGTAAATACAAATAGAGATGCTACTATTTTAAATGAGGGCCAGATTATGGGGACACCAAAAGATGATAAAGAAGTTCAACATTTAAAGGATACATTTAAAATTTCTGAGGATATAATTTCTAAAAATTATTTTGGGAATATAAATAAGCAAAAGTAA
- a CDS encoding MFS transporter has protein sequence MISAKDNNSNLLKNSSLRRLMLARVSTNFSYQMLTVAIGWHMYSLTQSAFYLGLVGLVQFLPMLFLSLFVGHISDKYDRRKIISFSQVTQSAFILILALGNFSGWITKERFLIIIFFIAVAHSFEGPPMQALLPNIVTKDIFPRASALMSSVSEFAVIIGPAFGGILYSLGATLVYGLSAALYFISSILVSQISMRREESKHETANIKSLFAGITFIKSKPIILGAISLDLFAVLFGGATALLPIYASSILMIGSFGLGILRSAPAIGALLMSAYLARNPLKHKVGRTMFTAVIFFGLSTIVFAVSKSVILSFFALFVLGASDVVSVVIRSTLVQLETPDYMRGRVSSVNMIFIGTSNQLGEFESGTTASLLGTVPAALVGGIGTIVVVLLWMKLFPSILHVDKFEASKS, from the coding sequence ATGATTTCAGCTAAAGACAACAACTCTAATTTACTAAAGAATAGCTCACTTCGAAGACTTATGTTAGCACGTGTATCTACTAACTTTTCATATCAAATGTTAACAGTTGCCATAGGATGGCATATGTATTCTCTAACACAATCTGCTTTTTATCTAGGTCTTGTGGGACTAGTTCAATTTTTGCCAATGCTTTTTTTATCACTTTTTGTTGGACACATATCTGACAAATATGATCGTAGAAAAATAATCTCTTTTAGTCAGGTCACTCAAAGTGCTTTTATATTAATTTTAGCATTAGGAAACTTCAGTGGGTGGATTACTAAGGAAAGATTTCTTATAATCATCTTCTTTATTGCCGTTGCTCATTCTTTCGAAGGACCTCCAATGCAGGCTTTACTCCCTAATATTGTTACGAAAGATATCTTTCCAAGAGCTTCTGCTTTGATGTCCTCTGTTTCAGAGTTTGCAGTTATAATTGGTCCTGCTTTTGGAGGTATACTTTATTCCCTTGGAGCAACTTTGGTCTACGGCCTTTCTGCTGCTTTGTACTTTATATCCAGCATTCTTGTATCTCAAATCTCAATGAGAAGGGAAGAATCAAAGCATGAGACAGCAAACATAAAATCACTTTTTGCTGGAATAACTTTTATTAAAAGTAAACCAATTATACTTGGAGCTATTTCCTTAGATTTGTTTGCCGTATTATTTGGAGGAGCTACAGCGCTGCTTCCAATTTACGCCAGCAGCATTTTAATGATAGGTTCCTTTGGTCTTGGAATATTAAGATCAGCCCCTGCAATTGGTGCATTATTAATGTCTGCTTACCTTGCAAGAAATCCATTAAAACATAAGGTTGGAAGAACTATGTTTACAGCAGTAATCTTTTTCGGTTTATCTACTATTGTTTTTGCAGTATCAAAATCTGTTATTCTATCTTTCTTTGCACTTTTTGTGCTAGGTGCTTCTGACGTTGTAAGTGTAGTTATTCGCTCAACTCTTGTACAGCTTGAGACTCCTGATTACATGAGAGGCAGAGTAAGTTCTGTAAATATGATATTTATAGGTACTTCAAATCAACTTGGAGAATTTGAATCAGGTACTACTGCATCTTTACTGGGAACTGTACCTGCCGCACTTGTTGGCGGAATAGGAACCATAGTAGTTGTATTGCTTTGGATGAAATTATTTCCTTCAATTTTACATGTAGATAAATTTGAAGCTAGCAAAAGCTAG
- a CDS encoding branched-chain amino acid ABC transporter permease, which translates to MTLSIFMQYLANGISLGSLYALIAIGYTMVYGILKLINFAHGDIFMMAAYFAFFGVATFGLPWYFAFIIAIAITGVLGVTIEFAAYRPLRNAPKISILISAIGVSFLLENLAVVLFGGMPKAFPTPEIFTHVFVIGGVSVQNLTFIIPIVTLILLFGLVHLVNNTNVGMAMRAVSKDVETAKLMGIKVNRIISITFAIGSALAGVGAMMWSTKYPQIIGTMGIIPGLKCFIAAVIGGIGDIKGAVIGGFLLGISEIMLVGFLPSLTGYRDAFAFILLIVILLFKPTGIMGKNLTEKV; encoded by the coding sequence ATGACATTAAGTATATTCATGCAATATCTAGCAAATGGAATTTCATTAGGAAGTTTATATGCCCTTATAGCTATAGGTTATACTATGGTTTATGGAATATTAAAGCTTATAAACTTTGCTCATGGAGATATATTTATGATGGCAGCTTACTTCGCATTTTTTGGAGTAGCTACATTTGGACTTCCTTGGTATTTTGCATTTATAATAGCCATAGCTATAACAGGAGTTCTTGGAGTGACTATTGAATTTGCAGCATACAGACCACTTAGAAATGCACCGAAAATATCAATTTTGATCTCAGCTATAGGTGTATCTTTCTTACTTGAAAATTTAGCAGTTGTTTTATTTGGAGGAATGCCAAAAGCATTTCCAACACCTGAAATATTTACACATGTATTTGTTATAGGTGGAGTATCCGTTCAAAACCTTACTTTTATAATTCCTATAGTAACATTAATTTTACTATTTGGATTAGTGCATTTGGTTAATAATACAAATGTTGGTATGGCAATGAGAGCAGTTTCTAAAGATGTTGAAACTGCAAAGCTAATGGGAATAAAAGTTAATAGAATAATCTCTATTACCTTTGCGATAGGATCAGCTTTAGCCGGTGTTGGAGCTATGATGTGGTCTACCAAGTATCCTCAAATCATCGGTACTATGGGAATAATTCCAGGACTTAAATGCTTCATAGCAGCCGTTATAGGTGGTATTGGAGATATTAAGGGAGCAGTTATTGGAGGATTTCTTCTTGGTATAAGTGAAATCATGTTAGTTGGTTTCCTTCCAAGTTTAACTGGATATAGAGATGCATTTGCATTTATACTTTTAATTGTAATATTACTATTTAAGCCTACAGGAATAATGGGCAAAAATTTGACAGAGAAGGTGTAA
- a CDS encoding ABC transporter substrate-binding protein: MKRKISLLLALAMITTFTLAGCSKSDTKANVDSDVIKIGVFEPMTGANAAGGQLEVEGVKLANKLYPTVNGKKVELVFADNKSDKVEAASAAANLVEQEHVNAIIGSWGSGNSMAAGDVVQDAKVPAVAASATNPLVTAGNDYYFRVCFIDPFQGTVMAKYAANKLQAKKVALLQEVSSDYSVGICKFFSDEFIKLTGDKNAIVAKASYNTGDQDFTAQLTNLKSSNPDVIFAPGNFTEGAMLIKQARQLGITTPIIGGDTWETPEFIDIGQDAVEGTVFSTFFASETPLTEESKIFLDAYRKEYNKEPAAVSALSYDAYILILDAIKRADSADPVKIRDEIAKTKDFPGAAGIITIDENNNAVKDAVLKEVKDGKFTYLDTIKAEGN, encoded by the coding sequence ATGAAGAGAAAAATTTCATTGCTTTTGGCGCTGGCTATGATTACTACATTTACATTAGCGGGCTGTTCTAAATCAGATACAAAAGCAAATGTGGACAGCGATGTCATTAAAATTGGTGTATTTGAGCCTATGACTGGTGCTAATGCAGCAGGAGGGCAGCTGGAAGTAGAAGGTGTTAAGCTTGCAAACAAACTTTATCCAACAGTAAATGGAAAAAAAGTTGAGTTGGTTTTCGCAGATAATAAATCTGATAAGGTTGAAGCAGCAAGTGCAGCTGCAAATCTTGTTGAGCAGGAACATGTAAATGCTATTATAGGAAGCTGGGGTAGTGGTAACTCTATGGCAGCTGGAGATGTTGTACAAGATGCGAAGGTTCCAGCAGTTGCAGCATCAGCTACAAATCCACTCGTTACCGCAGGAAATGATTATTACTTTAGAGTTTGCTTTATAGATCCTTTCCAAGGTACAGTTATGGCAAAATATGCAGCTAATAAATTGCAGGCTAAAAAGGTAGCACTTCTTCAAGAAGTTTCTAGTGATTACTCAGTTGGAATTTGTAAATTTTTCAGTGATGAGTTTATAAAACTTACAGGAGATAAAAATGCTATTGTGGCAAAAGCAAGCTATAATACAGGCGATCAAGATTTCACTGCTCAGCTTACAAACCTAAAGAGCAGCAATCCAGATGTTATATTTGCACCAGGTAACTTTACAGAAGGAGCTATGTTAATAAAACAAGCTAGGCAGCTAGGTATCACAACTCCTATAATTGGAGGAGATACTTGGGAAACACCAGAGTTCATAGATATAGGACAAGATGCGGTAGAAGGAACAGTATTTTCAACCTTCTTTGCAAGCGAAACTCCTTTAACAGAAGAATCAAAGATCTTTCTTGATGCATATAGGAAAGAATACAATAAAGAGCCAGCAGCGGTTTCTGCTTTATCTTATGATGCATATATATTAATTTTAGATGCCATAAAGAGAGCTGATTCAGCGGATCCAGTAAAAATAAGGGATGAAATTGCTAAGACTAAAGATTTCCCAGGTGCAGCTGGAATAATAACTATAGATGAAAATAATAATGCAGTAAAAGACGCAGTATTAAAAGAAGTTAAAGATGGTAAATTTACTTATCTTGATACTATAAAAGCAGAAGGGAATTAG
- a CDS encoding ABC transporter substrate-binding protein yields the protein MKRKISLLLLLVMTTSFTLAGCNSNLNKKVYVDSDVIKIGVFEPMTGANAAGGQLETEGAKLANKLYPTVLGKKVELVFADNKSDKVEAASAAANLIEQEHVNAIIGSYGSGFSMAAGDVVQEAKVPAVGVTCTNPLVTAGNDYYFRVCFIDPFQGTVMAKYAANKLNAKKVAILQEVSSDYSVGICKFFSDEFKKLTGDNNAVVAKANYNTGDQDFTAQLTNIKSSNPDVIFAPGNFTEGAMLIKQARQLGITTPIIGADTWETPEFLDIGKEDVEGTVFSTFFATETPITEESKIFLGAYRKEYNKEPAAATALGYDAYILILDAIKRADSADPVKIRDEIAKTKNFPGAAGVITIDENNNAVKDAVLKVVKDGKFTYLDTIKADEN from the coding sequence ATGAAAAGAAAAATTTCATTGCTTTTATTATTAGTAATGACGACTTCTTTTACATTAGCTGGTTGTAATTCTAATTTAAACAAAAAAGTATATGTAGACAGCGATGTAATTAAAATTGGAGTATTTGAACCAATGACTGGGGCCAATGCTGCAGGTGGACAACTAGAAACAGAAGGGGCAAAACTTGCAAACAAACTTTATCCGACTGTTCTTGGAAAAAAGGTTGAGTTAGTTTTTGCAGACAATAAATCTGATAAAGTGGAAGCAGCTAGTGCAGCTGCAAATCTAATAGAGCAGGAGCATGTTAATGCTATTATAGGAAGTTATGGCAGTGGATTTTCAATGGCAGCAGGTGATGTTGTACAAGAAGCTAAGGTTCCAGCAGTAGGGGTTACTTGTACAAACCCTTTAGTAACAGCAGGAAATGATTATTACTTTAGAGTTTGTTTTATAGATCCTTTCCAAGGAACTGTCATGGCAAAATATGCTGCTAACAAATTAAATGCTAAAAAGGTGGCAATTCTTCAAGAAGTTTCGAGTGATTATTCAGTAGGTATTTGTAAATTTTTTAGTGATGAATTTAAAAAGCTTACAGGTGATAATAATGCAGTTGTAGCAAAAGCCAATTATAATACAGGAGATCAAGATTTTACAGCACAGCTTACAAATATAAAAAGCAGTAATCCAGATGTAATATTTGCTCCAGGTAATTTTACAGAAGGTGCTATGTTAATAAAGCAGGCAAGGCAGCTTGGGATTACAACTCCTATAATTGGAGCTGACACATGGGAAACACCTGAATTTTTGGATATAGGTAAGGAAGATGTTGAAGGAACAGTGTTCTCAACTTTCTTTGCAACTGAAACACCTATAACTGAGGAGTCAAAGATTTTTCTCGGCGCATATAGAAAGGAATATAATAAGGAACCAGCAGCAGCTACAGCCTTAGGGTATGATGCGTATATTTTGATTTTGGATGCGATTAAAAGAGCTGACTCTGCGGATCCGGTAAAAATTAGAGATGAAATTGCAAAGACAAAAAATTTCCCGGGTGCAGCTGGAGTAATAACAATAGATGAAAATAATAATGCAGTGAAAGATGCAGTTTTAAAGGTAGTTAAAGATGGTAAATTTACATATCTTGATACTATAAAAGCTGATGAAAACTAA
- a CDS encoding ABC transporter ATP-binding protein: protein MALLNVENATMQFGGLTAVKDFNLQINEGEIISLIGPNGAGKTTAFNMITNVYTPTKGKVIFNDANVTGMRQDKITQSGIARTFQNIRLFKDLSVLDNVLIANHVHIKSNFIEAMLKLPRYRKEEKEMIKKSLELLKEVGLEDLKDEKASSLPYGKQRKLEIARALATNPKLLLLDEPAAGMNPTETEELTAFVKEIKEKFNLSIFMIEHHMNMVMSLSDRIQVFEYGITIAEGTPSEIQNDKRVIDAYLGVSEDD from the coding sequence ATGGCATTACTAAACGTGGAAAATGCAACAATGCAATTTGGAGGACTTACAGCAGTAAAAGACTTTAATCTTCAAATTAATGAAGGAGAAATAATTTCTTTAATTGGTCCTAATGGAGCAGGAAAGACTACAGCATTTAATATGATAACAAATGTTTACACACCAACTAAAGGTAAAGTTATTTTTAATGATGCAAATGTTACGGGGATGAGACAAGATAAAATAACTCAATCTGGCATAGCAAGAACTTTTCAAAATATAAGATTATTTAAAGATTTAAGCGTACTTGATAATGTGCTCATTGCAAATCATGTTCATATTAAATCAAACTTTATTGAAGCTATGTTGAAGCTTCCTAGATATAGAAAAGAAGAAAAAGAAATGATTAAAAAATCTCTTGAACTTTTAAAAGAAGTAGGTCTTGAAGATTTAAAAGATGAAAAAGCAAGCTCGCTTCCATATGGTAAGCAAAGAAAGCTAGAAATAGCAAGAGCACTTGCAACTAACCCTAAACTTCTTCTTCTTGATGAGCCTGCAGCTGGAATGAATCCAACTGAAACAGAAGAGCTTACGGCTTTTGTTAAGGAAATTAAAGAAAAGTTTAACCTATCTATTTTTATGATAGAGCATCATATGAATATGGTTATGAGTTTATCTGATAGAATACAGGTTTTTGAATATGGAATAACTATAGCTGAAGGTACGCCTTCTGAGATACAAAATGACAAGAGAGTTATAGATGCATATTTGGGGGTATCTGAAGATGATTAA
- a CDS encoding tetratricopeptide repeat protein — translation MESNQNIQGKINKFLEENNIKTTGGEIKSEKQLSSVLNKLAMGDLNKGRIDKALHFAEKAIEFNEENYYAYYIKGLIYRELNKAKEAIDAFEVYCNKTNDPLTHIYMGISYAELNDVDNALDHLRKGEKNLSEKEKEEHMNLICATYECIGNIYLQRENIVEFTERDKYSINYKTAVRYYKMSLKINRRNCDLINKLAACYYHLEDLNKALYCYEQAAKIAPDNSMYLEAIQEMKEAGAKSESAGF, via the coding sequence ATGGAATCTAATCAAAATATACAAGGAAAGATTAATAAATTTTTAGAAGAAAATAATATAAAAACAACAGGCGGAGAAATAAAAAGTGAAAAGCAATTATCATCAGTCTTGAATAAATTAGCAATGGGAGATTTAAATAAAGGCAGAATTGACAAAGCTCTACATTTTGCAGAAAAAGCAATAGAATTTAATGAAGAAAATTATTATGCATATTATATAAAAGGTTTAATATATAGAGAATTGAATAAGGCAAAGGAAGCTATTGATGCTTTTGAAGTATACTGTAATAAGACTAATGATCCATTAACACACATATATATGGGGATTTCTTATGCAGAATTAAATGATGTTGATAATGCATTAGATCATCTTAGAAAAGGTGAAAAGAATCTTTCGGAGAAAGAAAAAGAAGAACATATGAATTTGATTTGTGCAACATATGAATGCATAGGAAATATTTATTTACAAAGAGAAAATATAGTGGAATTCACTGAAAGAGATAAGTATAGCATAAATTATAAAACTGCAGTAAGATACTATAAAATGTCACTAAAAATTAATAGAAGGAATTGCGATTTAATTAATAAATTAGCAGCCTGCTATTATCACTTAGAAGATTTAAATAAAGCATTATATTGCTATGAGCAGGCAGCTAAAATTGCTCCAGATAATAGTATGTATTTAGAAGCAATACAAGAAATGAAAGAAGCAGGCGCTAAGTCAGAATCAGCAGGATTCTAA
- a CDS encoding methylated-DNA--[protein]-cysteine S-methyltransferase — protein MKNVYLYKTSIGNVVIGENGFGVTQICFGDRIPKDAEFIETPLLKKANEELQEYFSGKRKVFDLPLVMEGTEFQKMVWKALSEIPYGTTCSYKDIALKIGNEKASRAVGMANNKNPIPIIVPCHRVVGTNGKLVGYAGGLDVKQKLLEIEKGK, from the coding sequence ATGAAGAATGTGTATTTATATAAAACCTCAATTGGAAATGTAGTTATTGGCGAAAATGGCTTTGGAGTTACTCAGATTTGTTTTGGTGATAGAATCCCTAAAGATGCGGAGTTTATAGAAACACCGCTGCTAAAAAAAGCCAATGAAGAACTTCAAGAATATTTTTCAGGTAAAAGAAAAGTATTTGATTTACCGCTTGTGATGGAAGGAACAGAATTTCAAAAGATGGTTTGGAAAGCATTAAGTGAAATTCCATATGGAACAACTTGTAGTTATAAAGATATAGCATTAAAAATAGGAAATGAAAAGGCATCTCGCGCAGTAGGTATGGCTAATAACAAAAATCCAATACCTATTATTGTTCCTTGTCATAGAGTTGTTGGAACTAATGGTAAATTGGTTGGATATGCAGGCGGGCTAGATGTAAAACAAAAACTGTTAGAGATAGAAAAAGGAAAATAA
- a CDS encoding branched-chain amino acid ABC transporter permease: MNNKKIYLNIALIAIVFLLLSVANSGLDSYKIRILNLCAIYTVLGLSMNLINGFTGLFSLGHAGFIAVGAYTTALLTMTEKVKNQNFFMEPLVSPLNHISVPFVVALLIAGLLSALIAVLIGAPALRLKGDYLAIVTLGFAEIIRIVITNLQSLTNGALGLRGIPHATNLYWSFGIAIVTIIALISLINSSYGRALKAIREDEIAAESMGISLFKHKAIGFAIGAFFAGVGGGLLGNLMGTIDPNMFKFSLTFNILLIIVIGGMGSITGTVISAFAVTILGEVLRFLDMEKQFDLGILKFTGIPGLRMVVFSILLMIIVLFFRQGIMGTKEFSWKALFKYTSKKPLEEGGDK, translated from the coding sequence ATGAACAATAAAAAAATATATTTAAATATAGCTCTCATTGCAATTGTATTTTTACTCTTATCTGTTGCAAATAGTGGCTTAGACTCATATAAAATCAGAATTTTAAATTTATGTGCAATATATACAGTTCTAGGACTAAGTATGAACTTAATAAATGGATTTACTGGTTTGTTTTCTTTGGGACATGCTGGGTTTATAGCAGTAGGTGCATATACAACAGCATTACTTACAATGACTGAAAAAGTTAAAAATCAAAATTTCTTTATGGAGCCATTAGTGTCGCCACTTAATCATATATCAGTTCCATTTGTTGTGGCATTACTGATAGCTGGCCTTTTATCAGCACTTATAGCAGTTTTAATTGGTGCACCAGCTTTGAGACTTAAGGGAGATTATTTGGCTATTGTTACTTTAGGTTTTGCAGAAATAATAAGAATAGTTATTACTAATCTTCAAAGTTTAACTAATGGGGCTTTAGGTCTTCGTGGTATTCCGCATGCAACAAACTTGTATTGGAGTTTTGGAATAGCAATTGTAACAATTATAGCCTTAATTTCACTTATAAATAGTTCTTATGGAAGAGCCTTAAAAGCTATTAGAGAAGATGAAATTGCAGCTGAAAGTATGGGAATAAGTTTATTTAAACATAAAGCAATAGGTTTTGCTATTGGTGCTTTCTTTGCTGGAGTAGGCGGAGGCTTGCTTGGTAATTTAATGGGGACAATAGATCCTAACATGTTTAAATTTAGTCTTACATTTAATATACTGCTTATAATAGTTATTGGTGGTATGGGAAGTATTACAGGAACAGTTATTTCAGCTTTTGCTGTAACAATACTTGGAGAAGTTTTAAGATTCTTAGATATGGAGAAGCAATTTGATCTTGGAATTTTAAAATTCACTGGAATACCAGGCTTAAGAATGGTTGTATTTTCAATTCTGCTTATGATTATTGTGCTGTTCTTTAGACAAGGAATTATGGGAACAAAGGAATTTTCATGGAAAGCATTATTTAAATATACTAGTAAAAAACCTCTAGAAGAAGGAGGGGACAAGTAA
- a CDS encoding ABC transporter ATP-binding protein: MIKINDLVVAYGGIEALKGISLEVPSGKIVTLVGANGAGKSTTLKSIVGLVKPKGGSIDYEGTDLTKLNTELMVKKGIALVPEGRRVFADLTVLENLKIGAYSRKDRAGIAEDMEKVYSLFPRLKERTWQLAGTLSGGEQQMLAIGRALMSRPKLIMMDEPSLGLAPIIVKELFGIIKRINEEGMTVLLIEQNANAALKIADIGYIMETGKITLSGSGKELLSNDEIKKAYLGEAL; this comes from the coding sequence ATGATTAAAATTAATGATTTAGTAGTAGCTTATGGTGGAATAGAAGCTTTAAAAGGTATAAGTTTAGAAGTACCAAGTGGTAAGATAGTAACTTTAGTTGGAGCTAATGGAGCTGGGAAAAGTACTACCTTAAAATCCATAGTAGGTCTTGTTAAACCTAAAGGTGGAAGCATAGATTATGAAGGTACAGATTTGACAAAGCTTAATACTGAACTTATGGTTAAAAAAGGTATAGCTTTAGTTCCAGAGGGAAGAAGAGTATTTGCAGATCTTACAGTACTAGAAAATTTGAAAATAGGGGCTTATTCAAGGAAAGATCGAGCAGGAATAGCTGAAGATATGGAGAAAGTATACTCGCTTTTCCCGAGGTTAAAAGAAAGAACTTGGCAATTGGCAGGTACTCTTTCTGGTGGAGAGCAACAGATGTTAGCTATAGGAAGAGCTCTTATGTCTAGACCAAAATTAATAATGATGGATGAACCTTCCTTAGGGCTTGCTCCGATAATAGTAAAAGAATTATTTGGAATAATTAAAAGAATTAATGAAGAAGGTATGACAGTCCTTTTAATAGAGCAAAACGCTAATGCAGCTTTAAAAATAGCTGATATAGGTTATATTATGGAAACAGGAAAAATAACCTTAAGCGGATCAGGAAAAGAATTGCTATCTAATGATGAAATTAAAAAGGCATATCTTGGAGAAGCTCTGTAA